One region of Bacillus zhangzhouensis genomic DNA includes:
- the murA gene encoding UDP-N-acetylglucosamine 1-carboxyvinyltransferase: protein MEKIIVRGGQKLNGTVKVEGAKNAVLPVIAASLLASTEKSVICDVPTLSDVYTINEVLRHLGAEVHFENNEVSVDASHALETEAPFEYVRKMRASVLVMGPLLARTGHARVALPGGCAIGSRPIDQHLKGFEAMGAKIQVGNGFIEAEVEGRLKGAKIYLDFPSVGATENIIMAAALAEGTTILENVAKEPEIVDLANYINAMGGKVRGAGTGTIKIEGVETLHGAKHNIIPDRIEAGTFMVAAAITEGNVLVKGAVPEHMTSLVAKMEEMGIQIIEEEEGLRVIGPSELKPIDLKTMPHPGFPTDMQSQMMALLLRANGTSMITETVFENRFMHAEEFRRMNGDIKIEGRSVIINGPVQLQGAEVAATDLRAGAALVLAGLVAEGHTRVTELKHIDRGYVNFHQKLAAIGADIERVNDESADVTQEQVVSDLNA, encoded by the coding sequence TTGGAAAAAATCATCGTCCGCGGCGGTCAAAAGTTAAACGGCACAGTTAAAGTAGAAGGCGCAAAAAATGCCGTTTTACCAGTTATCGCTGCATCTTTGTTAGCAAGTACAGAAAAAAGCGTAATTTGTGATGTACCTACGCTCTCCGATGTATATACAATCAATGAAGTGTTACGTCATTTAGGAGCAGAAGTACATTTTGAAAATAACGAAGTATCAGTTGATGCATCTCATGCACTAGAAACTGAGGCTCCGTTTGAGTATGTCCGTAAAATGCGAGCATCCGTGCTTGTCATGGGACCACTTTTAGCAAGAACAGGTCATGCAAGAGTTGCATTACCTGGAGGTTGTGCGATTGGTTCAAGACCAATTGATCAGCATTTAAAAGGCTTTGAAGCAATGGGAGCTAAAATTCAAGTAGGTAATGGTTTCATCGAGGCTGAAGTAGAAGGCCGTTTAAAAGGTGCAAAAATCTATTTGGATTTCCCAAGTGTAGGGGCAACTGAAAACATCATCATGGCAGCAGCATTAGCTGAAGGAACAACGATTTTAGAAAACGTAGCAAAAGAACCTGAAATTGTTGATTTAGCAAACTACATCAATGCCATGGGCGGAAAGGTTCGCGGTGCTGGTACTGGTACAATCAAAATCGAAGGTGTGGAAACACTACACGGTGCAAAACACAACATCATCCCTGACAGAATAGAAGCAGGTACTTTCATGGTGGCAGCAGCCATTACAGAAGGAAATGTTCTTGTAAAAGGCGCAGTGCCAGAGCACATGACATCACTTGTTGCAAAAATGGAAGAAATGGGTATTCAGATCATTGAAGAAGAAGAAGGTTTAAGAGTTATTGGACCATCTGAGCTCAAGCCAATCGATCTAAAAACAATGCCGCATCCTGGGTTCCCAACGGATATGCAATCTCAGATGATGGCGCTATTGCTTCGTGCGAACGGAACAAGCATGATCACAGAAACGGTGTTTGAAAACCGCTTTATGCATGCTGAAGAATTCCGCCGCATGAATGGCGATATTAAAATTGAGGGTCGCTCTGTCATTATCAATGGGCCGGTTCAACTTCAAGGTGCTGAAGTGGCGGCAACTGATTTAAGAGCAGGAGCAGCACTTGTACTTGCTGGATTAGTGGCAGAAGGTCATACACGTGTCACGGAGTTAAAGCATATTGACCGTGGTTATGTGAATTTCCACCAAAAACTTGCAGCAATCGGTGCAGATATTGAAAGAGTAAACGATGAATCAGCAGATGTGACACAAGAACAAGTTGTATCAGATCTGAACGCGTAA
- a CDS encoding YwmB family TATA-box binding protein, which produces MRKYLKSWPFIAFILFFVLMIQGVRAEESSPLAQIAEGLKNQQIEVDGWTLHAKTNVDISSQQFSKKVKRLKDELRQYEWTEKKEQHVTKVTGIYKDEKNETVSKILLVKTDTKSNQKSYLLYEQKGARPLNTWEHTYDQFVRHAKSILQEKIVIFTCLNGHVNGMMDVVLQKKAETLANEFQAKPVEYLVESNFVSLSAYTDKWEQFIMTSNDKMNVQIAIRSSEMNENHTITVGTPIVTTEY; this is translated from the coding sequence GTGAGAAAGTATTTGAAAAGTTGGCCATTCATTGCGTTTATTCTTTTTTTTGTTCTGATGATTCAAGGGGTTCGTGCGGAAGAATCATCCCCGCTCGCTCAAATAGCAGAAGGTCTGAAAAACCAGCAAATCGAAGTGGATGGATGGACCCTTCATGCCAAAACAAATGTAGATATTTCATCCCAGCAATTTTCAAAAAAAGTGAAACGTTTAAAAGACGAACTACGACAGTATGAGTGGACCGAAAAAAAAGAGCAACATGTCACCAAAGTCACAGGAATTTACAAAGATGAAAAAAATGAGACAGTATCGAAAATTTTACTCGTGAAGACCGACACAAAATCCAATCAAAAGTCGTATTTATTATATGAGCAAAAAGGTGCTCGCCCACTCAATACCTGGGAGCATACATATGATCAGTTCGTACGTCATGCAAAAAGCATATTACAAGAGAAAATTGTGATTTTTACTTGTCTCAATGGTCATGTAAATGGTATGATGGATGTTGTTTTGCAAAAAAAAGCTGAAACGTTAGCAAATGAATTTCAAGCAAAACCAGTTGAGTATCTCGTTGAGTCTAATTTTGTGTCGCTTTCCGCTTACACAGATAAGTGGGAACAGTTCATTATGACTTCAAATGATAAAATGAATGTTCAAATTGCCATCAGAAGTTCGGAAATGAACGAAAATCATACAATTACGGTTGGCACACCAATCGTAACGACTGAATATTAA